A stretch of Arachis hypogaea cultivar Tifrunner chromosome 15, arahy.Tifrunner.gnm2.J5K5, whole genome shotgun sequence DNA encodes these proteins:
- the LOC112750151 gene encoding uncharacterized protein, protein MDLPRFVPLLSIFLLLIPPLTCAQVCQRNCGKEYLKYPFGSGPGCGNPLFQPHISCSQQKLTFTTHTGSYLVTSIDYSNQVIYISDPTMSTCSCTLPSKGFGLDWNAPFTFHDSTIFALVDCSINSSSICTTQSYDDIDDGNNKNSNSNSNSKLLCDQSTPICSLLYSCKPISTINLPISTCCVYEPVNLGPSFEMDLQKLQCPSYTGFYNFDEGESDPEKWNYGIALKYKFSVTDDYPNSCAACEKSYGVCGYNGPYNSFICNCPNGINTTTDCYFTSSYNNAFRNGIAYWLICPMAWSLVWFFL, encoded by the exons ATGGACCTCCCTCGTTTTGTTCCTCTTCTCTCAATTTTCCTTCTCCTTATTCCACCTTTGACCTGTGCTCAAGTGTGCCAAAGAAACTGTGGCAAAGAATACCTAAAGTACCCATTTGGTAGTGGCCCTGGTTGTGGTAACCCACTCTTCCAACCACACATTTCTTGCTCCCAACAAAAACTTACCTTCACAACTCACACAGGCTCGTACCTTGTTACTTCAATTGACTATTCAAAccaagtaatttacatttctgaCCCTACTATGTCAACATGTTCTTGCACTCTCCCTAGCAAAGGTTTTGGCCTAGATTGGAATGCCCCATTCACTTTCCATGATAGCACCATCTTTGCCCTAGTTGATTGTTCAATCAATTCATCATCAATATGCACAACACAAAGTtatgatgatattgatgatggtaacaacaaaaattcaaattcaaattcaaattccaagctttTGTGTGATCAAAGTACACCAATTTGTAGTCTTTTGTATTCATGCAAACCCATTAGTACTATTAACCTTCCAATTTCCACATGTTGTGTTTATGAACCGGTGAATCTTGGTCCGTCGTTCGAGATGGATCTTCAGAAGCTTCAGTGTCCGTCATATACCGGATTCTACAACTTTGACGAAGGAGAATCTGATCCTGAGAAGTGGAACTATGGGATAGCATTAAAGTACAAGTTTAGTGTCACGGATGATTATCCTAACTCTTGTGCTGCTTGTGAAAAGAGTTATGGGGTGTGTGGATACAATGGACCTTATAATTCATTTATATGCAATTGCCCTAATGGCATCAACACTACAACAGATTGTTACTTCACATCATCTTACAATAATGCTTTTAGAAACG GGATTGCTTATTGGTTGATTTGTCctatggcatggtcactggtttGGTTCTTCTTGTAG